One Centroberyx gerrardi isolate f3 chromosome 2, fCenGer3.hap1.cur.20231027, whole genome shotgun sequence DNA window includes the following coding sequences:
- the sptan1 gene encoding spectrin alpha chain, non-erythrocytic 1 isoform X3: MDTTGVKVLETADDIQERRQQVLDRYRRFKELSMVRRQKLEDSYRFQFFRRDAEELEKWIQEKLQIASDENYKDPSNLQGKLQKHQAFEAEVQANAGAIIKLDETGNLMISEGHFASETIRTRLEELHRLWDLLLQRTKEKGMRLLQAQKLVQYLRECEDALDWISDKETMATSEELGQDLEHVELLQKKFEEFQTDLAAHEERVNEVNQLAAKLTQEAHPELELIVRKQDEVNTAWQRLKGLAQQRQGKLFGAAEVQRFNRDVDETISWIKEKEQLMASDDFGRDLASVQALLRKHEGLERDLAALEDKVNTLGGDAERLQQTHPQNASQIHLKKDELITNWEQIRTLAAERHARLNDSYRLQRFTADFRDLTSWVTEMKALINADELANDVAGAEALLDRHQEHKGEIDAHEDSFRATDEAGQALLNTSHYASEEVKEKLGILSEEKESLLELWEVRRQQYEQCMDLQLFYRDTEQVDNWMSKQEAFLLNEDLGDSLDSVEALLKKHEDFEKSLSAQEEKITALDEFATKLIQNNHYAKEDVATRRDALLNRRNALHERAQSRRAALEDSFHLQQFFRDSDELKSWINEKMKTATDEAYKDPSNLQGKVQKHQAFEAELSANQSRIDALQKSGQELLDGKHYASDEVAGRMEEVSSQWKKLLEATELKGIKLREANQQQQFNRNVEDIELWLYEVEGHLASDDYGKDLTSVQNLQKKHALLEADVAAHQDRIDGITIQARQFQEAGHFDADNIRKKQEALVVRYEALREPMAARKQKLSDSLRLQQLFRDVEDEETWIREKEPIAASTNRGKDLIGVQNLLKKHQALQAEISGHEPRIKAVSQKGEAMVDEGHFAGEEVKAKLGELNGRWDTLKGKASQRRQDLEDSLQAQQYFADANEAESWMREKEPIVGSPDYGKDEDSAEALLKKHEALMSDLSAYGSSIQSLKEQAQSCRQQVAPTDDETGKELVLALYDYQEKSPREVTMKKGDILTLLNSTNKDWWKVEVNDRQGFVPAAYVKKLDPTQSSSRENLLDEQGSIGLRQDQIDNQYGTLLELGEKRKDMLEKSCKKFMLFREANELQQWINEKEGALTNEEMGSDLEQVEVLQKKFDDFQKDLKANESRLRDINKVASELESEGLMAEEAPMVQAQDEADSKNASPWKNVRLAVQTTANFNTIKELNNRWRSLQQLAEERSNMLGSAHEVQRFHRDADETKEWIEEKNQALNTDNYGHDLASVQALQRKHEGFERDLAALGDKVNSLGETAERLIQSHPEAVDDIQEKCTELNTAWSSLVGRADQRKDKLGNSHDLQRFLSDFRDLMSWINGIRGLVSSEELAKDVTGAEALLERHQEHRTEIDARAGTFQAFEQFGQQLLARGHYASPEIQQKLEALDRERADLEKAWVQRRMMLDQCLELQLFNRDCEQAENWMAAREAFLASDDKGDSLDSVEALIKKHEDFDKAINVQEEKIAALQSFADQLIGADHYAKPEIFNRRNEVLDRWRRLKAQMIEKRSKLGESQTLQQFSRDVDEIEAWISEKLQTATDESYKDPTNIQLSKLLSKHQKHQAFEAELHANADRIRGVIDTGNALIQRGACAGSEDAVKARLSALDEQWQFLVNKSAEKSQKLKEANKQQNFNTGIKDFDFWLSEVEALLASEDYGKDLASVNNLLKKHQLLEADISAHEDRLKDLNGQADSLMGSNAFDTTQVKDKRDAVNGRFTKIKSMAAGRRAKLNESHRLHQFFRDLDDEESWIKEKKLLVSSEDYGRDLTGVQNLRKKHKRLEAELGAHEPAIQSVLDTGKKLSDDNTIGQEEIQQRLAQFVDHWKELKDLSGARGQRLEESLEYQQFVANVEEEEAWINEKLNLVGSEDYGDTLAAVQGLLKKHEAFETDFTVHRDRVNDVCANGDELIKKNNHHVDNISAKMAALRGKVSELERAAAQRKAKLDENSAFLQFNWKADVVESWIGEKENSLKTDDYGRDLSSVQTLLTKQETFDAGLQAFQQEGITNITALKDQLLAAKHVQSKAIEARHAALMKRWNQLLSNSAARKKKLLEAQEHFRKVEDLFLTFAKKASAFNSWFENAEEDLTDPVRCNSLEEIRALREAHEAFRSSLSSAQADFNQLAELDRQIKSYQVVSNPYTWFTMEALEETWRNLQKIIKERELELQKEQRRQEENDKLRQEFAQHANAFHQWLQETRTYLLDGSCMVEESGTLESQLEATKRKHQEIRAMRSQLKKIEDLGAAMEEALILDNKYTEHSTVGLAQQWDQLDQLGMRMQHNLEQQIQARNTTGVTEEALKEFSMMFKHFDKEKSGRLNHQEFKSCLRSLGYDLPMVEEGEPDPEFESILDTVDPNRDGNVSLQEYMAFMISRETENVKSSEEIESAFRALSTENKPYVTKEELYQNLTKEQADYCLSHMKPYLDSKGRELPTAFDFVEFTRSLFVN, translated from the exons ATGGACACCACTGGGGTTAAAGTGCTGGAGACAGCCGATGACATCCAGGAGCGCCGGCAGCAGGTGCTGGACCGCTATCGGCGCTTCAAGGAACTGTCGATGGTGCGCCGGCAGAAGCTGGAGGACTCGTACAGGTTTCAGTTCTTCCGCCGCGATGCCGAAGAGCTGGAGAAGTGGATCCAGGAGAAGCTGCAGATCGCCTCCGATGAGAACTACAAGGACCCCTcaaatctgcag GGCAAGCTACAGAAACATCAGGCCTTTGAAGCTGAAGTTCAGGCCAATGCTGGGGCCATCATCAAACTGGACGAGACTGGAAACCTCATGATCAGTGAGGGCCACTTTGCCTCCGAGACCATCCGA ACTCGTCTGGAGGAGCTGCATCGCCTGTGGGACCTCCTCCTGCAGAGAACCAAGGAGAAGGGCATGCGTCTGCTGCAGGCCCAGAAACTGGTGCAGTACCTGCGCGAGTGTGAAGATGCCCTCGACTGGATCAGTGACAAG GAGACCATGGCCACCTCAGAGGAGCTGGGCCAGGACCTGGAGCACGTGGAGCTCCTCCAGAAGAAGTTTGAGGAGTTCCAGACCGACCTGGCGGCCCACGAGGAGCGAGTCAACGAGGTAAATCAGCTCGCTGCCAAACTGACCCAGGAAGCCCACCCTGAGCTCGAGCTGATAGTCCGCAAGCAGGACGAGGTCAACACCGCCTGGCAGCGCCTCAAGGGCCTGGCCCAGCAGAGACAGggcaagctgtttggagctgcTGAGGTGCAGCGCTTCAACAG GGACGTGGATGAGACCATCAGCTGGATCAAGGAGAAGGAGCAGCTGATGGCCTCTGACGACTTTGGCCGTGACCTGGCCAGCGTACAGGCCCTGCTGCGCAAACACGAGGGTCTGGAGAGAGACCTGGCTGCTCTGGAAGACAAG GTGAACACCCTCGGCGGCGACGCGGAGCGCCTGCAGCAGACACATCCCCAGAACGCCTCCCAGATCCACCTGAAGAAGGACGAGCTCATCACCAACTGGGAGCAGATTCGCACTCTGGCCGCTGAGCGCCACGCCCGCCTGAACGACTCCTACCG GCTGCAGCGTTTCACCGCCGACTTTAGGGACCTGACCAGCTGGGTGACGGAGATGAAGGCCCTGATCAATGCTGACGAACTGGCCAACGACGTGGCTGGAGCTGAGGCTCTGCTGGACCGCCACCAGGAGCACAAG GGAGAGATTGATGCCCATGAGGACAGCTTCAGAGCCACTGATGAAGCCGGCCAGGCCTTGCTCAATACAAGCCACTATGCCTCTGAGGAGGTCAAGGAGAAG ctGGGCATCCTGTCAGAGGAGAAGGAGTCTCTGCTGGAGCTGTGGGAGGTTCGCAGGCAGCAGTATGAGCAGTGCATGGACTTGCAGCTCTTCTACAGGGACACCGAACAAGTCGACAACTGGATGAGCAAACAAGAG GCTTTCCTTCTGAATGAGGACCTCGGTGACTCCCTGGACAGTGTAGAGGCCTTGCTGAAGAAACATGAGGACTTTGAGAAGTCGCTCAGTGCTCAGGAAGAGAAGATCACT GCCCTAGATGAGTTCGCTACCAAACTAATCCAGAACAACCACTATGCCAAAGAAGACGTGGCTACCCGCAGAGATGCT CTGCTCAACCGTCGCAACGCCCTGCATGAGCGCGCTCAGTCTCGTCGTGCCGCCTTGGAGGACTCCTTCCACCTGCAGCAGTTCTTCAGGGACTCTGATGAGCTCAAGAGCTGGATCAACGAGAAGATGAAGACTGCCACTGATGAGGCCTACAAG GACCCCTCCAACCTGCAGGGCAAGGTGCAGAAGCACCAAGCCTTCGAAGCGGAGCTGTCTGCTAACCAGAGCCGCATCGACGCCCTGCAGAAGTCTGGCCAGGAGCTGCTGGATGGAAAGCATTACGCCTCAGATGAGGTGGCTGGCCGCATGGAGGAAGTCAGCTCCCAGTGGAAGAAGCTGCTAGAGGCCACTGAGCTCAAAG GCATCAAGCTCCGTGAGGccaaccagcagcagcagttcaacAGGAACGTGGAGGATATCGAGCTGTGGCTGTACGAGGTGGAGGGCCACTTGGCTTCAGACGACTATGGAAAAGACCTGACCAGTGTCCAGAACCTGCAGAAGAAACACGCCCTGCTGGAGGCCGACGTAGCCGCTCACCAG GACCGAATTGATGGCATAACAATCCAGGCACGCCAGTTCCAGGAGGCCGGACATTTCGATGCCGACAACATCCGCAAGAAACAGGAGGCTCTGGTGGTTCGTTATGAGGCTCTGCGTGAGCCCATGGCCGCCCGCAAGCAGAAACTGTCCGACTCCCTTCGGCTCCAGCAGCTCTTCAGAGAcgtggaggatgaggagaccTGGATCCGCGAGAAAGAGCCCATCGCTGCCTCTACTAACAGAG GCAAAGACCTGATTGGTGTCCAGAACCTCCTGAAGAAGCACCAGGCCCTGCAGGCTGAGATCTCCGGTCACGAGCCTCGCATTAAGGCCGTCAGCCAGAAAGGAGAGGCCATGGTTGATGAAG GCCACTTTGCCGGTGAGGAAGTGAAGGCCAAGCTGGGTGAGCTCAATGGACGCTGGGACACATTGAAGGGCAAGGCCTCCCAGAGGAGACAGGACCTGGAGGACTCTCTGCAGGCCCAGCAGTACTTCGCTGACGCTAACGAAGCCGAGTCCTGGATGAGGGAGAAGGAGCCCATCGTGGGGAGCCCAGACTACGGCAAAGACGAGGACTCTGCCGAG GCTCTGCTGAAGAAGCACGAGGCCCTGATGTCTGACCTGAGCGCCTATGGCAGCAGCATCCAGTCCCTGAAGGAACAGGCCCAGTCCTGCAGG CAACAAGTGGCTCCCACTGATGACGAGACCGGGAAGGAGCTGGTCTTGGCCTTGTACGACTACCAGGAGAAGAGTCCCCGCGAAGTCACCATGAAGAAGGGCGACATCCTCACCCTGCTCAACAGCACCAACAAG GACTGGTGGAAGGTGGAGGTCAACGATCGCCAGGGCTTCGTCCCCGCCGCCTACGTGAAGAAGCTGGACCCCACCCAGTCCTCCTCCAGGGAGAACCTCCTGGATGAGCAAGGCAGCATCGGGCTGCGCCAAGACCAGATCGACAACCA GTACGGCACTCTGCTGGAGCTGGGTGAGAAACGCAAGGACAtgctggagaagagctgcaagaAGTTCATGTTGTTCCGCGAGGCCAACGAGCTTCAGCAGTGGATCAACGAGAAGGAGGGCGCCCTCACCAACGAAGAGATGGGCTCCGACCTGGAGCAGGTCGAGGTCCTGCAGAAGAAGTTTGACGACTTCCAGAAG GACCTGAAGGCCAACGAGTCTCGTCTGAGGGACATCAACAAGGTGGCGTCCGAGCTGGAGTCAGAAGGCCTCATGGCTGAGGAGGCCCCCATGGTTCAGGCCCAG GATGAAGCCGATTCTAAGAATGCATCTCCATGGAAG AATGTACGCTTGGCTGTTCAAACAACGGCTAACTTTAATACTATCAAG GAGCTGAACAATCGCTGGCGGTCCCTGCAGCAGCTggctgaggagaggagcaaCATGCTGGGCAGCGCCCATGAGGTGCAGCGATTCCACAG GGATGCTGATGAGACTAAAGAGTGGATCGAGGAGAAGAACCAGGCCCTCAACACTGACAACTATGGCCACGACTTGGCCAGCGTTCAGGCTCTGCAGCGCAAACACGAGGGCTTTGAGAGAGACCTGGCCGCCCTGGGTGATAAG GTGAACTCCCTTGGCGAGACGGCAGAGCGTCTGATCCAGTCCCACCCAGAGGCAGTGGATGACATCCAGGAGAAATGCACTGAGCTGAACACCGCCTGGAGCAGCCTGGTGGGACGCGCTGACCAGCGCAAAGACAAGCTCGGCAACTCCCACGACCTGCAGCGCTTCCTCTCAGACTTCAG AGATCTGATGTCCTGGATCAATGGCATCCGAGGACTGGTGTCTTCAGAGGAGCTGGCCAAGGATGTGACTGGAGCCGAGGCCCTTCTGGAAAGACACCAG GAGCACCGTACAGAGATCGATGCCCGCGCCGGTACCTTCCAGGCTTTCGAGCAGTTCGGTCAGCAGCTGCTGGCGCGAGGCCACTACGCCAGCCcagagatccagcagaaacTGGAGGCTTTAGATCGCGAGCGTGCTGATCTGGAGAAGGCCTGGGTGCAGCGCCGCATGATGTTGGACCAGTGCCTGGAGCTCCAG CTCTTCAACAGGGACTGTGAGCAGGCTGAGAACTGGATGGCAGCTCGCGAAGCCTTCCTTGCCAGTGATGACAAGGGCGACTCCCTGGACAGCGTGGAGGCTCTCATCAAGAAACATGAGGACTTTGACAAGGCCATCAACGTGCAG GAGGAGAAGATCGCCGCTCTGCAGTCCTTTGCTGACCAGCTGATTGGAGCGGACCATTATGCCAAGCCTGAGATCTTCAACCGCCGCAACGAAGTCCTGGACAG GTGGCGCCGGCTGAAGGCCCAGATGATTGAAAAGCGTTCAAAGCTGGGTGAGTCCCAGACCCTGCAGCAGTTCAGCCGGGACGTGGATGAGATTGAGGCTTGGATCAGCGAGAAGCTGCAGACCGCTACTGACGAATCCTACAAGGACCCTACCAACATCCAG CTGTCCAAGCTGCTG agTAAGCATCAGAAGCACCAGGCGTTTGAGGCCGAGCTGCACGCCAACGCAGACCGAATCCGTGGAGTCATTGATACCGGTAACGCCCTGATCCAGAGGGGCGCCTGCGCCGGCAGCGAGGACGCAGTCAAg GCGCGTCTCAGTGCTCTGGATGAGCAGTGGCAGTTCCTAGTCAACAAGTCAGCAGAGAAGAGCCAGAAACTCAAGGAGGCCAACAAGCAGCAGAACTTCAACACCGGCATCAAGGACTTTGACTTCTGGCTCTCTGAG GTGGAAGCCCTTCTCGCCTCAGAGGATTATGGCAAAGATCTGGCTTCAGTCAACAACCTGCTGAAGAAGCACCAGCTGCTGGAAGCTGATATTTCTGCCCACGAG GATCGTCTGAAGGATCTGAACGGCCAGGCCGACAGCCTGATGGGCAGCAACGCCTTCGACACCACGCAGGTGAAGGACAAGCGCGATGCCGTCAACGGCCGCTTCACCAAGATCAAGAGCATGGCGGCCGGCCGTCGCGCCAAGCTCAACGAGTCCCACCGCCTGCACCAGTTCTTCAGGGACCTGGATGATGAAGAGTCTTGGATCAA AGAAAAGAAGTTGCTTGTGAGCTCGGAGGACTACGGACGTGATTTGACAGGAGTACAGAATCTGAGGAAGAAGCACAAGAGGCTGGAAGCCGAGCTGGGGGCCCATGAGCCGGCCATTCAG TCGGTGCTGGACACGGGGAAGAAGCTGTCCGACGACAACACCATCGGCCAGGAGGAGATCCAGCAGCGGCTCGCCCAGTTTGTCGACCATTGGAAGGAACTCAAGGATTTATCTGGAGCAAG GGGACAGAGGCTGGAGGAGTCGCTGGAGTACCAGCAGTTTGTGGCTAatgtggaagaggaagaagcttGGATTAATGAGAAGTTGAATCTGGTGGGGAGCGAGGACTACGGTGATACACTGGCTGCTGTGCAG GGCTTGCTGAAAAAGCATGAAGCGTTCGAGACCGACTTCACCGTGCACAGAGACAGAGTCAACGATGTGTGTGCTAATGGAGATGAGCTGATCAAGAAG AACAACCATCATGTGGACAACATCAGCGCCAAGATGGCGGCCCTGCGGGGCAAGGTGTCGGAGCTGGAGAGGGCGGCGGCCCAGAGGAAGGCCAAGCTGGACGAGAACTCAGCCTTCCTGCAGTTCAACTGGAAGGCCGACGTGGTGGAGTCCTGGATCG gcgaGAAGGAGAACAGCCTGAAGACGGACGACTACGGCAGAGACCTGTCCTCTGTGCAGACTCTGCTCACCAAGCAGGAAACGTTTGATGCCGGCCTGCAGGCCTTCCAGCAGGAGGGCATCACCAACATCACGGCGCTCAAGGACCAGCTGCTGGCCGCCAAGCACGTCCAGTCCAAGGCCATCGAAGCGCGCCACGCCGCCTTGATGAAGCGCTGGAACCAGCTGCTGTCCAACTCCGCCGCGCGCAAGAAGAAGCTGCTGGAGGCTCAAGAGCACTTCAGAAAg GTTGAGGACTTGTTCCTGACCTTCGCCAAGAAGGCCTCGGCTTTCAACAGCTGGTTCGAGAACGCCGAGGAGGATCTGACGGACCCGGTGCGGTGCAACTCTCTGGAGGAGATTCGGGCTCTCCGCGAAGCCCACGAGGCGTTCCGCTCCTCACTCAGTTCGGCCCAGGCCGACTTCAACCAGCTGGCCGAGCTGGACCGACAGATCAAGAGCTACCAGGTGGTGTCCAACCCCTACACCTGGTTCACCATGGAGGCCCTGGAGGAGACCTGGAGGAACCTACAGAAGATCATCAAG GAGCGAGAGCTGGAGCTGcagaaggagcagaggaggcaggaggagaacgACAAGTTGCGTCAGGAGTTTGCGCAACACGCCAACGCATTCCACCAGTGGCTGCAGGAGACCAG GACATATCTTCTGGATGG GTCTTGTATGGTGGAAGAATCCGGTACCTTGGAGTCCCAGCTGGAGGCCACCAAG cgTAAGCACCAGGAGATCCGGGCCATGCGTAGCCAGCTGAAGAAGATCGAGGACTTGGGCGCGGCCATGGAGGAAGCGCTGATCTTGGACAACAAGTACACAGAGCACAGCACAGTGGGCCTGGCCCAGCAGTGGGACCAGCTGGACCAACTGGGCATGAGGATGCAGCACAACCTGGAGCAGCAGATACAGGCCAG gaACACCACCGGAGTGACAGAAGAGGCTCTGAAGGAGTTCAGCATGATGTTCAA GCACTTTGACAAGGAGAAGTCGGGCCGTCTGAACCACCAGGAGTTCAAGTCGTGTCTGCGCTCGCTGGGCTACGACCTGCCGATGGTGGAGGAGGGCGAGCCGGACCCGGAGTTCGAGTCCATCCTCGACACGGTGGATCCCAACAG AGACGGCAACGTGTCCTTGCAGGAGTACATGGCCTTCATGATCAGCCGCGAGACGGAGAACGTCAAGTCCAGCGAGGAGATCGAGAGCGCCTTCCGCGCCCTGAGCACCGAGAACAAGCCTTACGTCACCAAAGAAGAGCTCTACCAG AACCTGACCAAGGAGCAGGCGGACTACTGCCTCTCGCACATGAAGCCCTACCTAGACAGCAAGGGGCGTGAACTGCCGACGGCCTTCGACTTCGTGGAATTCACCCGCTCGCTCTTTGTCaactga